A single genomic interval of Rosistilla ulvae harbors:
- the ftsH gene encoding ATP-dependent zinc metalloprotease FtsH, whose product MENREDKTSGSREKKPEGRSNNSWVIFLTLAILAVILFWRGEGTANAVAWSFFLKQVDDGNVEKIVVRDGYIVGEFKTPPSPPVKFGDKTATATTSDADKLPTEFLVYYRELPEDLDSRIVAQNGTVENAPADQLLPTLTMLFLMLPLLLLGFIWFSYRRSRNEMMGGGFLSGFSKSPAKRYEASEQAITFDQVAGLEGVKADLQEIVDFLKSPEKFQKLGGRVPKGVLLNGPPGTGKTLLARAIAGEANVPYFSVNGSEFIQMFVGVGASRVRDLFKVAKESSPSIIFIDEIDAVGRQRGAGLGGGHDEREQTLNQILGEMDGFGGSDAVIVVAATNRPDVLDPALLRPGRFDRHVTVGRPTLNGREAIFKVHVREVPLADDVNLRTLAAGTVGLTGADIRNMVNEAALWAARNDKSEVAMEDFEYARDKILMGAKREEVLQDSEKEKTAYHEAGHTIAAWYLDGSYRVHKVTIIPRGRSLGSTQTIPSEDRLSMSERELRHQLIVLLSGRAAERIIYDETTVGAENDLERATSIARRMVSHWGMSPKLGPVSYKTSDEDPFLGREMHQQRQFSEATQEMIDGEVARILHEVDEEALALLRDKKHELEAITRDLLEREELSEEDLTALIGPSVHVDANKDAHSETVIAPDTVPNSPDAVPNAKANS is encoded by the coding sequence ATGGAGAATCGGGAAGATAAAACCTCGGGCTCTCGAGAGAAGAAGCCTGAAGGTCGATCGAATAATTCATGGGTCATTTTTTTGACGCTTGCCATTTTGGCCGTGATTTTGTTTTGGCGCGGCGAAGGGACTGCCAACGCGGTTGCTTGGAGCTTCTTTCTGAAGCAGGTCGACGATGGGAACGTGGAAAAAATTGTGGTTCGCGACGGCTATATCGTCGGCGAATTCAAGACCCCACCCAGCCCGCCGGTGAAGTTCGGCGACAAGACAGCCACCGCCACCACCTCCGATGCGGATAAATTACCGACGGAGTTCTTGGTCTATTATCGCGAACTGCCCGAAGACCTCGATTCGCGAATCGTGGCTCAAAACGGTACCGTCGAAAACGCGCCGGCCGATCAATTGCTGCCGACGCTGACGATGTTGTTTCTGATGCTGCCGCTGCTGTTGCTCGGCTTCATCTGGTTCTCCTACCGTCGCTCGCGGAACGAGATGATGGGAGGCGGCTTCCTGTCGGGGTTCAGCAAGAGTCCCGCCAAACGCTACGAAGCCAGCGAACAAGCGATCACGTTCGATCAAGTCGCAGGTCTCGAAGGGGTCAAAGCCGATCTGCAAGAGATCGTCGACTTCCTCAAGAGCCCCGAGAAGTTCCAAAAGTTGGGAGGCCGCGTTCCCAAGGGCGTTCTCTTAAATGGACCACCCGGAACCGGCAAGACGCTGTTGGCTCGGGCGATCGCTGGCGAAGCGAACGTTCCCTATTTCTCGGTCAACGGCTCGGAATTCATCCAGATGTTTGTGGGTGTTGGTGCCAGCCGCGTCCGCGATCTGTTTAAGGTCGCCAAGGAGAGCAGTCCGTCGATCATCTTCATCGATGAAATCGATGCGGTGGGTCGCCAGCGAGGCGCCGGCCTCGGCGGCGGTCACGACGAACGCGAACAAACGCTCAACCAGATCCTTGGTGAAATGGACGGCTTCGGCGGCAGCGACGCGGTCATCGTCGTGGCGGCAACCAACCGTCCCGACGTCCTCGACCCAGCTCTGCTGCGTCCAGGTCGTTTCGATCGCCATGTGACCGTCGGACGCCCGACGCTCAACGGCCGTGAAGCGATCTTCAAAGTCCATGTTCGCGAAGTGCCGCTGGCCGACGATGTCAACTTGCGCACCCTGGCCGCCGGAACGGTTGGACTGACCGGTGCGGACATCCGCAACATGGTCAACGAAGCCGCTCTCTGGGCCGCTCGCAACGATAAGTCCGAGGTTGCGATGGAGGACTTCGAATACGCTCGCGATAAGATCCTGATGGGAGCCAAGCGCGAAGAGGTGTTGCAGGATTCGGAGAAGGAAAAAACAGCCTATCACGAAGCCGGTCACACGATCGCCGCTTGGTATCTCGACGGTTCCTACCGCGTTCACAAGGTCACGATCATCCCGCGCGGCCGTTCGTTGGGAAGCACCCAAACGATCCCCAGCGAGGATCGATTGAGCATGTCCGAACGCGAATTGCGACATCAATTGATCGTCCTGTTGTCGGGCCGCGCCGCCGAACGGATCATCTACGACGAGACGACCGTTGGTGCCGAAAACGATCTCGAACGCGCGACCAGCATCGCCCGGCGGATGGTTTCGCATTGGGGCATGAGTCCCAAGCTGGGGCCGGTCAGCTACAAGACCAGCGACGAAGATCCGTTTTTGGGTCGCGAGATGCATCAGCAGCGTCAGTTCAGCGAAGCGACGCAGGAGATGATCGACGGCGAGGTCGCGAGAATTCTGCACGAGGTCGACGAGGAAGCGCTGGCGCTGCTTCGCGACAAGAAACACGAACTCGAAGCGATCACCCGCGATCTGCTCGAACGCGAAGAACTGTCCGAAGAAGACCTCACCGCTTTGATCGGTCCTTCGGTTCACGTGGATGCCAATAAGGATGCGCACAGCGAAACCGTGATCGCACCCGATACGGTCCCCAACTCCCCCGATGCAGTCCCCAATGCCAAAGCGAATTCGTGA
- a CDS encoding ATP-dependent DNA helicase RecQ, translating into MPSTLSPSDFLDRFGLTQFRSGQEAVIQQVLDGKDVLCVMPTGGGKSLCYQLPSVMLDGLTIVVSPLIALMQDQVDVLQKKGFRATLINSSLKPAEQFDRMQAMAEGKYDLIYIAPERLRNSRFLENVRKTKVSLLAVDEAHCISEWGHDFRPDYARLGQFRIRNLGGVQTIALTATATPTVRDDIVKLLSLHEPKPFITGFARENLRFAVTPCGSDREKDQRLAEFLRGQQGIGIIYAATRKRCEEIALWLPGKLGKPVGIYHGGLDPQQRRSVQEDFMAGKLAAIVATNAFGMGIDKSDIRYVVHYNMPGSLEAYYQEAGRAGRDGLPSECLLLFSYSDRYIQEFFIENNYPTRDVVAAVYKFLHSRTDDPIEMTLDQIREKIGLQVGGEAIGTAERLLAKTGVMERLDSSANQAIIRIDSTLPSLVDMLPREAKVRRRVLQAAEKIIGDRREEDVYFSLDRIIKSTDQSRESVTRTLRELSRLRDFDYVPPFRGRAIHFRKRDVPFNDLKIDFVELERRKRAEYEKLDHVIRFAQTPNCRQLAVLNYFGDPAADVCGNCDRCDLTQPRKNAAVTTAAAVPLTAEETEEQQLITQLVRIVLSALARTHGRFGKGLVAQMLAGSQNKKLQQLKLDRLSTFGLLKGLKQAQVTDLLDAVCSVGMAQQIEVTQRRPTVKLTDFGQEVMKGNQPVPVAFTIARPLKIKAMALVRKMAAAEDVTETPMEKPKSTANPDLLKTLRKWRLEAANELGVPAYRIVSNATLEAIAAKQPQSVSELESIRGIVPETVEQYGYALVQLIESQIADEPDEPLEEDEVEIAPQPPSVREQLEPSEEPQSSGNGKPVAADPIESPQPPATDTPATASPNTTAPQPATDNVSGDPTSVGDTFWTWKLLRDGYTAEQCCAIRQIDRETLLSHLIDAVRDQRPVQLDWVAGEDSKLLATIAAATDSAATLDGLIPSHWDPKLLQLAREAHRAERG; encoded by the coding sequence ATGCCGTCGACACTTTCCCCAAGCGATTTCCTGGACCGGTTTGGCCTGACCCAATTCCGCAGCGGGCAGGAAGCGGTGATTCAACAGGTCCTCGACGGCAAGGACGTGTTGTGCGTGATGCCAACCGGCGGCGGCAAAAGCCTGTGCTATCAATTGCCCAGCGTGATGCTCGACGGGCTGACGATCGTCGTCTCCCCCTTGATCGCGCTGATGCAGGACCAGGTCGACGTGCTGCAAAAGAAGGGCTTTCGGGCGACGCTGATCAACAGTTCGCTGAAACCGGCCGAACAGTTCGATCGCATGCAGGCGATGGCCGAGGGAAAGTACGACCTGATCTACATCGCGCCGGAGCGGCTGCGAAATAGCCGCTTTTTGGAGAACGTTCGCAAGACAAAGGTCTCGCTGCTGGCGGTCGACGAAGCTCACTGTATCAGCGAATGGGGACATGATTTCCGCCCCGATTACGCCCGCCTGGGGCAGTTCCGAATTCGCAACCTGGGCGGCGTCCAGACGATCGCTCTGACCGCCACCGCGACGCCGACGGTTCGCGACGACATCGTCAAGTTGTTGTCGCTGCACGAACCGAAGCCGTTCATCACCGGATTCGCTCGTGAAAACCTGCGGTTTGCTGTCACTCCCTGCGGCAGCGATCGCGAGAAGGATCAACGGTTGGCGGAGTTCCTGCGGGGCCAGCAGGGAATCGGGATCATCTATGCCGCAACGCGGAAACGCTGCGAAGAAATTGCCCTCTGGCTGCCGGGGAAGCTTGGCAAACCTGTCGGTATCTACCACGGCGGACTCGATCCGCAGCAGCGGCGGAGCGTCCAAGAGGACTTCATGGCGGGAAAGTTGGCGGCGATCGTGGCGACCAACGCGTTTGGGATGGGAATCGACAAATCGGACATCCGCTACGTCGTCCATTACAACATGCCCGGCAGCTTGGAAGCCTATTACCAAGAAGCGGGCCGCGCCGGCCGAGACGGTTTGCCCAGCGAATGTCTGCTGTTGTTCAGTTACAGCGACCGCTACATCCAAGAATTTTTCATCGAGAATAATTACCCAACACGCGATGTCGTGGCGGCGGTCTACAAGTTCCTGCACTCCCGCACCGACGACCCGATCGAAATGACACTCGATCAGATTCGCGAGAAGATCGGGTTGCAAGTCGGCGGCGAGGCGATCGGGACCGCCGAGCGGTTGTTGGCGAAAACGGGAGTCATGGAACGGCTGGACAGCAGCGCCAACCAAGCGATCATCCGGATCGATAGCACGCTGCCCAGCTTGGTCGACATGCTGCCGCGGGAAGCAAAAGTTCGCCGCCGCGTGTTGCAAGCGGCCGAAAAAATCATCGGCGACCGGCGCGAAGAGGATGTCTATTTCTCGCTCGACCGAATTATCAAGTCGACCGATCAATCGCGTGAATCGGTGACGCGAACGCTGCGGGAATTGAGCCGCTTGCGAGACTTCGATTACGTGCCGCCGTTCCGCGGCCGGGCGATCCACTTCCGCAAACGCGATGTCCCCTTCAACGACCTGAAGATCGATTTCGTCGAACTCGAACGCCGCAAGCGGGCCGAATACGAGAAGCTGGATCATGTGATCCGGTTTGCGCAAACGCCGAACTGCCGGCAGTTGGCGGTGCTGAATTATTTCGGCGATCCGGCAGCCGATGTCTGCGGAAACTGCGACCGCTGCGACCTGACGCAGCCCCGAAAAAATGCGGCGGTGACAACGGCCGCCGCCGTCCCGTTGACCGCTGAAGAGACCGAGGAACAGCAGCTGATCACCCAGCTGGTGCGGATCGTGCTCAGCGCTCTGGCTCGCACCCACGGGCGATTTGGCAAAGGGCTGGTCGCTCAAATGCTGGCCGGTTCCCAAAACAAGAAGCTGCAACAATTGAAGCTCGATCGCTTGAGCACCTTTGGGTTGCTGAAGGGACTCAAACAAGCTCAAGTCACCGACCTGCTGGACGCCGTCTGCAGCGTCGGGATGGCGCAACAGATCGAAGTCACCCAGCGGCGTCCGACGGTCAAGCTGACCGATTTCGGGCAGGAAGTGATGAAGGGAAACCAACCGGTTCCCGTCGCCTTTACGATCGCCCGGCCGCTGAAAATCAAAGCGATGGCGTTGGTCCGCAAGATGGCCGCTGCGGAAGACGTCACCGAGACGCCGATGGAAAAGCCGAAATCGACAGCGAATCCCGATCTCCTGAAGACGCTCCGCAAATGGCGACTGGAAGCGGCCAACGAACTGGGCGTTCCCGCCTACCGGATCGTAAGCAACGCGACCCTTGAAGCGATCGCCGCCAAACAGCCGCAGAGCGTTAGCGAACTGGAATCGATTCGCGGCATCGTTCCCGAGACGGTCGAACAGTATGGATACGCGCTGGTTCAGTTGATCGAATCGCAAATCGCCGACGAGCCGGACGAACCGCTGGAAGAGGACGAAGTCGAAATTGCCCCCCAGCCGCCATCGGTCCGCGAGCAGCTGGAGCCGAGCGAAGAACCGCAATCAAGCGGGAACGGTAAACCAGTCGCTGCCGATCCGATCGAATCTCCGCAGCCGCCAGCGACCGATACACCGGCGACGGCCTCACCCAACACCACAGCACCTCAACCAGCAACCGACAACGTGTCGGGCGACCCGACAAGTGTCGGCGACACCTTCTGGACCTGGAAACTGCTGCGGGACGGTTACACCGCAGAGCAGTGTTGTGCGATTCGCCAGATCGACCGAGAGACACTTTTGTCGCACCTAATCGATGCAGTTCGCGATCAACGACCGGTCCAGCTCGACTGGGTCGCCGGCGAGGACTCGAAATTGCTCGCCACAATCGCTGCGGCGACCGATTCGGCGGCGACTCTCGACGGCTTGATCCCCAGCCACTGGGATCCCAAGCTATTGCAATTGGCTCGCGAAGCCCATCGAGCCGAGCGTGGTTAG
- a CDS encoding 2-phosphosulfolactate phosphatase: MKSVSVALLPSLIQRESLADCTAVVIDVLRATSVIATALGNGAAGVIACESIDQAHHQAAALTGAYKLCGERGGLPIEGFDLGNSPAEYPREVIADKTVVMTTTNGTRALAAVETAADVLTASFLNLSAASDYCSQSADVLLVCAGTDGQISGEDVLLAGAIAKRLIGGHGFETTDDSALLAIAAWEAAEPVAADPAQLAEFLALSKGGRNLQRIGFADDLQRVARIDSQHHVPRRVSRNPCILRCE, from the coding sequence ATGAAATCGGTATCCGTTGCCCTTCTGCCGTCGTTGATCCAACGCGAATCGCTAGCCGATTGCACCGCGGTGGTGATCGACGTGCTGCGAGCCACTTCGGTGATCGCAACCGCCTTGGGCAATGGAGCGGCGGGCGTGATCGCTTGCGAATCGATCGATCAGGCCCATCACCAGGCCGCTGCCTTGACGGGGGCTTATAAGTTGTGTGGCGAGCGCGGGGGGCTGCCGATCGAGGGCTTCGATCTGGGGAATTCCCCGGCGGAATATCCTCGTGAGGTGATCGCCGACAAGACGGTTGTGATGACGACGACCAACGGGACGCGAGCCCTTGCGGCTGTCGAAACTGCAGCCGATGTGTTGACCGCTTCGTTTTTGAATCTGTCGGCGGCGAGCGATTATTGTTCGCAATCGGCCGATGTGCTGTTGGTTTGCGCGGGGACCGATGGCCAGATCAGTGGCGAGGATGTGTTGTTGGCCGGTGCGATCGCCAAGCGGTTGATCGGCGGGCACGGCTTCGAAACGACCGACGATTCGGCGTTGTTGGCGATCGCGGCATGGGAGGCTGCCGAACCGGTAGCCGCCGATCCAGCGCAGCTCGCGGAATTCCTGGCGTTATCCAAAGGGGGCCGCAATCTGCAACGGATCGGATTTGCCGACGATTTGCAGCGCGTCGCTCGGATCGACTCGCAGCACCACGTTCCGCGCCGCGTGTCGCGCAATCCGTGTATCTTGCGCTGCGAATAA
- a CDS encoding ABC transporter ATP-binding protein produces the protein MIRTSGLSKKYGDMFAIKDINLDLGEGDLFGFIGPNGAGKTTTMRIIATLLEPSWGEAYVCGHAVQLNPKEIRRLVGYMPDFFGVYDDMTVIEYLEFFAAAYRINGPARRKRCDEMLEIVDLDFKRDAYANTLSRGQTQRLGLARTLLHDPQVLLLDEPLSGLDPRARIEMRNLLRKLGQMGKTIIVSSHILPELADICNKVGIIDRGVLEVNATVNDVMRQVREYNVLVVQPAEIVDLSKMSDLLEGHPKVRGVEVGDSEIRVILNRDVEDYSDLPALLIQSGIRVRQFREEELNLESAFMALTKGTAVRM, from the coding sequence GTGATTAGAACTTCTGGATTGTCAAAAAAATATGGCGACATGTTCGCCATCAAGGACATCAACCTCGACCTCGGCGAGGGAGACCTGTTTGGCTTCATCGGCCCCAACGGTGCCGGCAAGACGACGACGATGCGGATCATTGCAACGTTGTTGGAGCCCAGTTGGGGCGAGGCGTATGTCTGCGGACACGCGGTCCAATTGAACCCCAAAGAGATCCGGCGGCTTGTCGGTTACATGCCCGATTTCTTCGGCGTGTACGACGACATGACGGTGATCGAATATCTGGAGTTCTTCGCCGCGGCGTATCGCATCAACGGCCCCGCCCGACGCAAACGCTGCGACGAAATGCTGGAGATCGTCGACCTCGATTTCAAACGCGACGCGTATGCGAACACGCTCAGCCGCGGACAGACGCAGCGACTGGGGTTGGCTCGCACGTTGCTGCACGACCCGCAAGTCCTGTTGTTAGACGAACCGCTGTCGGGGCTCGACCCGCGGGCTCGGATCGAGATGCGGAACCTGTTGCGCAAGCTCGGCCAGATGGGCAAGACGATCATCGTCAGCAGCCACATCCTGCCGGAATTGGCTGACATCTGCAACAAAGTTGGGATCATCGACCGGGGCGTTCTCGAAGTCAACGCGACGGTCAACGACGTGATGCGACAGGTGCGTGAATACAACGTGCTGGTCGTCCAACCGGCCGAGATCGTCGACCTCTCGAAGATGTCCGACCTACTGGAAGGACATCCCAAGGTTCGCGGCGTGGAAGTTGGCGATTCCGAGATCCGCGTGATCCTGAACCGCGACGTCGAAGACTACAGCGACCTGCCGGCGTTGTTGATCCAATCGGGAATCCGCGTCCGCCAGTTCCGCGAAGAGGAACTGAACCTCGAATCGGCCTTCATGGCATTGACCAAAGGGACCGCGGTCCGGATGTAA
- a CDS encoding MazG nucleotide pyrophosphohydrolase domain-containing protein: MNEPKPEISLTDFQQKIKAMYYEKDVVRGVDGTFMWLMEEIGELAAALRGDDRENLAAEFADVLAWLATIANVADIDLSKAISEKYGSGCPGCSRLVCICPNEEKP, encoded by the coding sequence ATGAATGAACCAAAACCCGAGATCTCGCTCACCGATTTTCAGCAGAAGATCAAGGCGATGTATTACGAGAAGGATGTCGTCCGCGGGGTCGACGGCACCTTCATGTGGTTGATGGAAGAGATTGGCGAACTGGCGGCGGCGTTGCGAGGCGACGACCGCGAGAACCTAGCGGCGGAGTTCGCCGACGTGCTGGCTTGGTTGGCGACGATCGCCAACGTCGCCGACATCGATCTATCCAAAGCGATCAGCGAAAAATATGGCAGCGGCTGTCCTGGGTGCAGTCGCTTGGTTTGCATCTGCCCGAACGAAGAGAAACCGTGA
- a CDS encoding NPCBM/NEW2 domain-containing protein, translating to MAISLADIVPAEDLLLNSGLVAATFSDFESPDQLTFLDDKNQPLVVAADQLIRYGHEPIADFASGLMMVDGSWVVGRIERIAKDQVAIAGRYFRTTLSLTNVRAIALQLPTQPLARASIFETIAEADGGDDRLLNVSGDEIAGVLQFPPTIADAPLAFGATWKLRRGERTDAIAASTLRGIVLSPLLHPIRPAKSGFWFGLDDGTRLAIRSIQRTDGAIELELASGESLAFAGDWDQFSAAVQSIQPVRDATHWLSQQPALAFKQQASLSELQWPLATDSGLRGEPLSIAGYRYRHGLSMHANAQAAYRIPPGATRFQATVGMATGDDQSTATGSVVFQVLTTDATKAVRTQFTSPTLRPGDAAISLDINVRDSKLIVLMVRDAGDGSSGDHAVWADARFLLD from the coding sequence ATGGCTATTTCACTGGCGGACATCGTTCCGGCAGAAGATCTACTGCTGAACAGCGGTCTCGTTGCGGCGACCTTTTCCGATTTCGAGTCGCCCGACCAGCTGACCTTTCTCGACGACAAGAACCAACCGTTGGTGGTCGCTGCCGATCAATTGATCCGATATGGCCACGAACCGATCGCCGATTTTGCGTCAGGGCTGATGATGGTCGATGGATCGTGGGTCGTCGGCCGAATCGAACGGATTGCAAAGGACCAGGTCGCCATCGCCGGGCGTTACTTCCGAACGACGCTGTCGTTGACAAACGTTCGCGCGATCGCGTTGCAATTGCCGACGCAACCGCTCGCGCGGGCCTCTATTTTCGAGACGATTGCCGAAGCCGACGGCGGAGACGATCGTTTGCTGAACGTTTCCGGAGACGAGATCGCCGGCGTGCTGCAGTTTCCGCCGACGATCGCCGACGCACCGTTGGCATTTGGTGCGACGTGGAAGCTGCGTCGCGGCGAACGGACCGACGCGATCGCTGCATCGACACTCCGCGGCATCGTATTGAGTCCGCTGTTGCACCCGATCCGCCCCGCCAAATCAGGCTTTTGGTTCGGGCTGGACGATGGCACGCGATTGGCGATCCGATCGATCCAGCGAACCGACGGCGCGATCGAACTGGAACTAGCCAGCGGAGAAAGCCTGGCGTTTGCTGGCGACTGGGATCAATTTTCCGCCGCGGTGCAATCGATCCAGCCAGTTCGTGACGCAACGCACTGGCTCAGCCAGCAGCCTGCTCTGGCATTCAAGCAGCAAGCCTCTCTCTCCGAATTACAATGGCCTCTGGCCACCGACAGCGGACTTCGCGGCGAACCGCTGAGCATCGCCGGATACCGCTACCGACATGGCCTATCGATGCACGCAAACGCTCAAGCAGCGTACCGCATCCCACCCGGCGCGACTCGGTTTCAAGCGACGGTTGGAATGGCGACGGGTGACGACCAGTCGACGGCTACCGGGAGCGTGGTCTTCCAGGTTTTGACGACCGACGCAACCAAAGCGGTTCGGACGCAGTTCACGTCGCCCACGCTGCGGCCCGGCGACGCCGCGATTTCGCTAGATATTAATGTTCGCGATTCAAAGCTGATCGTGCTAATGGTCCGCGACGCGGGAGATGGCAGCAGCGGGGACCACGCGGTTTGGGCCGACGCCCGTTTTTTGCTCGACTGA
- a CDS encoding prenyltransferase/squalene oxidase repeat-containing protein, with protein sequence MTTHLARNETISRRDLIGRSIGLLTAATLPAAAVAQTGDDPLYTPAVSIAIDRGLSSLVARQTADGSFGDGRGTGLGRNVAVVSLAGLAMLSRGSLPDRGPHGAALDRCVDYIANACEDETGFIIRRESVSRGAMYGHGFATLFLAEIYGTSDRKDLQRKLNNAVDLIVRSQNSEGGWRYEPEPRDADLSVTICQMMALRAARNAGTFVPGETIERAVDYVRRCQNPDGGFMYQLTGGESRFPLTAGAIVALQNAGRYRGKELDDGYDFLSNRAGHNFSPQRNNYFFYAHYYSVQALWQRGGSEWKAWYEQLRDILLSAQLNDGSWLDYTDRTYATAMACIILNTPRSLLPIFQR encoded by the coding sequence TTGACCACCCACCTCGCACGGAACGAAACGATCTCGCGGCGCGATCTGATCGGCCGATCGATCGGCTTGCTCACCGCAGCGACCTTGCCCGCCGCGGCCGTGGCTCAAACGGGCGACGATCCGCTCTACACGCCCGCCGTCTCGATTGCGATCGATCGCGGACTCAGCTCGCTGGTCGCGCGTCAAACCGCCGACGGCAGCTTTGGCGATGGCCGTGGCACCGGTCTGGGACGCAACGTCGCGGTAGTCAGCTTGGCCGGGCTGGCGATGCTGTCGCGAGGCAGTCTGCCCGACCGCGGCCCGCACGGCGCGGCGCTGGATCGCTGCGTCGACTACATCGCCAATGCGTGTGAAGACGAAACGGGATTCATCATCCGACGCGAATCGGTAAGCCGCGGGGCGATGTACGGCCACGGCTTTGCCACGCTGTTCCTCGCCGAAATCTATGGGACCAGCGACCGCAAGGACCTGCAACGCAAGTTGAACAACGCTGTCGATTTGATCGTCCGGTCGCAGAACAGCGAAGGGGGCTGGCGCTATGAACCCGAGCCGCGCGACGCCGATCTGTCGGTTACGATTTGCCAGATGATGGCTTTGCGAGCGGCTCGCAACGCGGGGACCTTCGTTCCGGGAGAGACGATCGAAAGAGCAGTCGATTACGTGCGGCGATGCCAAAATCCCGACGGCGGATTCATGTACCAATTGACCGGCGGGGAGAGCCGATTCCCGCTGACCGCCGGCGCGATCGTGGCTCTTCAAAACGCGGGGCGCTACCGCGGAAAAGAGCTCGACGACGGCTACGATTTCCTCAGCAATCGAGCCGGTCACAACTTCTCGCCCCAACGCAACAACTACTTCTTTTACGCACACTATTATTCGGTACAGGCCCTCTGGCAGCGAGGCGGCTCCGAATGGAAAGCTTGGTACGAACAGCTGCGAGACATCCTGTTGTCGGCACAATTAAACGACGGCAGCTGGCTCGATTACACCGACCGAACCTACGCCACCGCAATGGCCTGCATCATATTAAACACTCCCCGCAGCCTGCTGCCGATCTTCCAACGGTAA
- a CDS encoding tRNA (adenine(22)-N(1))-methyltransferase → MLRFELGTVPADRNSKLGIFVNVMFGLDVRLQAVFDQVRCPTHVDVGSDHARLLAALLKSGRIERGIAIENKQQPFVNSRRRLANLAADVRFGDGLAVLEAGEAESLSICGMGAESIVQVLEAFPDRVPPRVFLQPNRQPELVRRWGLRGGFHLVDERIACGHWPYSILTFQRAADRDDPAYDGVDRDAALLFGPLNLRRRSAVLERVLREELEYLQRFDRMEPAGIRRRETIEAVLATWSETPATQTR, encoded by the coding sequence TTGCTGCGATTTGAACTGGGGACGGTCCCGGCCGATCGGAATTCGAAGCTGGGGATTTTTGTCAACGTTATGTTTGGTTTGGACGTTCGCTTGCAAGCTGTCTTCGATCAGGTCCGTTGCCCGACGCATGTCGACGTCGGTTCGGATCACGCGCGGCTGTTGGCGGCACTGCTGAAAAGTGGCCGGATCGAGCGTGGGATCGCTATCGAAAACAAGCAGCAGCCGTTTGTGAACTCTCGTCGTCGGTTGGCGAACCTGGCCGCTGACGTTCGCTTTGGCGATGGACTGGCGGTCCTGGAAGCGGGCGAAGCGGAGAGCTTGAGCATTTGTGGGATGGGCGCCGAGAGCATCGTGCAGGTCCTGGAAGCGTTCCCCGATCGCGTCCCACCACGCGTCTTCTTGCAGCCGAATCGGCAGCCCGAATTGGTGCGCCGGTGGGGATTGCGCGGCGGTTTTCATTTGGTCGACGAACGGATCGCCTGCGGCCATTGGCCCTATTCGATCCTCACGTTTCAGCGCGCTGCCGATCGGGACGACCCGGCTTACGATGGCGTCGATCGCGATGCGGCACTACTGTTTGGTCCGCTGAATCTGCGACGCCGGTCTGCGGTTCTGGAGCGGGTGCTGCGCGAAGAGCTGGAATATTTACAGCGATTCGATCGGATGGAACCGGCCGGAATCCGGCGTCGCGAAACGATCGAAGCGGTGCTGGCGACGTGGTCGGAGACGCCAGCGACGCAGACGCGATAA